The Zobellia alginiliquefaciens genome contains a region encoding:
- a CDS encoding uroporphyrinogen-III synthase, whose protein sequence is MKVKTILVSQPEPKMENSPYSKLIDKEKVKVDFRPFIHVEGVDAKDVRQQKIDLKNYTAIILTSRNAVDHFFRIAEEMRFKVPDSMKYFCQSEAVAYYLQKYVVYRKRKIYVGKRNFPELVPLFKKYKGEKFLLPSSDALKPIVPEILDELDIEWKRAIFYKTVISDLSDLRDVYYDILVFFSPSGIESLLQNFPDFEQNDTRIAVFGNSTVNAATDAGLRIDIKAPTPETPSMTMALQKYINTANKK, encoded by the coding sequence ATGAAAGTAAAAACGATTTTGGTTTCCCAACCAGAACCGAAGATGGAAAACTCACCGTATTCGAAACTGATAGATAAGGAAAAAGTTAAAGTTGACTTCAGGCCTTTTATTCACGTAGAAGGTGTGGACGCTAAAGATGTGCGCCAGCAAAAAATAGACCTAAAAAACTATACGGCAATCATTCTAACTAGCCGAAACGCTGTTGATCATTTCTTTAGAATTGCTGAAGAAATGCGCTTCAAGGTACCCGATTCAATGAAGTACTTTTGCCAGTCAGAGGCTGTAGCATACTACTTACAGAAATATGTGGTTTATCGCAAGCGTAAAATTTATGTAGGTAAACGTAATTTTCCAGAATTGGTTCCCTTGTTCAAAAAATATAAAGGCGAGAAATTTTTGTTGCCTTCTTCAGATGCATTGAAGCCCATTGTACCTGAAATTTTGGACGAACTTGATATTGAGTGGAAAAGAGCAATTTTCTACAAAACAGTTATTAGCGACTTATCTGACTTAAGAGATGTGTATTATGACATCTTGGTCTTCTTCAGCCCGTCAGGTATTGAATCACTATTGCAGAACTTTCCGGATTTTGAGCAAAATGACACAAGAATTGCCGTTTTCGGAAACTCTACGGTAAATGCAGCTACTGATGCCGGTTTACGCATAGATATTAAAGCACCTACTCCTGAAACCCCATCTATGACCATGGCTCTTCAGAAGTACATTAATACCGCAAACAAGAAGTAA